One Alligator mississippiensis isolate rAllMis1 chromosome 1, rAllMis1, whole genome shotgun sequence genomic window carries:
- the CBY2 gene encoding protein chibby homolog 2: MSHYAECAEPDEDYIPPRVKLSDDTFIFVDGKWVNEACHQPPFPSHQKHFFKKTQNEWTLWEENKALWKENKALRIENKTLREENKALQCLRTQNKAIQVIYDETLQQVLQKENKPFPIFRDRAIGSQVNRDNMALQVVRDKNRALQVFQKENKAIPIFRKENKDAPIQEKSKEGGSDFQEESKAAPATDEDMVGPALQKDSEAVEEIREESTADPVQKGNHIASAIQEENVALQAILNLNQILQTHLKENFSILEEKKNIQVLQEETKRFQEENNKLKLQLAVVKGTMSEVMAHMEMLQKELSDLSATKYDEMRKQNSCW, encoded by the coding sequence ATGAGCCACTACGCAGAGTGTGCAGAACCAGATGAGGATTACATCCCTCCACGGGTTAAGCTGAGTGATGATACATTTATCTTTGTAGATGGCAAGTGGGTGAATGAGGCCTGCCATCAaccacccttcccttcccaccagaAACATTTCTTCAAGAAGACGCAGAATGAATGGACACTCTGGGAGGAGAACAAAGCTCTCTGGAAGGAGAATAAGGCCCTTCGGATTGAAAACAAGACCCTCCGGGAAGAGAATAAGGCTCTTCAGTGCCTGAGGACACAGAATAAGGCCATCCAGGTTATCTATGATGAGACTCTCCAGCAGGTCCTCCAGAAGGAGAATAAGCCCTTCCCAATCTTCCGAGATAGGGCTATAGGTTCCCAGGTCAATCGAGATAACATGGCTCTTCAGGTTGTTCGGGATAAGAATAGAGCTTTACAAGTCttccagaaagaaaacaaagcaatcCCAATCTTCCGGAAAGAGAACAAAGATGCCCCAATTCAGGAGAAGAGCAAAGAAGGTGGATCAGACTTCCAGGAGGAAAGCAAAGCTGCCCCAGCCACAGATGAGGATATGGTTGGCCCAGCTCTCCAGAAGGACTCTGAAGCTGTTGAGGAAATCAGGGAGGAGAGCACAGCTGATCCAGTCCAGAAGGGAAACCATATTGCCTCAGCTATTCAGGAGGAGAATGTGGCTCTCCAGGCTATCCTGAACTTAAACCAGATCCTCCAGACCCACCTAAAAGAGAATTTTTCCATTCtagaagagaaaaagaacatCCAGGTTCTCCAGGAGGAGACCAAGCGCTTCCAGGAAGAGAACAACAAGCTGAAGCTGCAGCTAGCTGTAGTGAAAGGCACAATGTCAGAGGTTATGGCCCATATGGAAATGCTGCAAAAGGAGCTCAGTGACCTTAGTGCCACAAAGTATGATGAGATGAGGAAGCAGAACAGCTGCTGGTAA